In the genome of Marispirochaeta sp., one region contains:
- a CDS encoding GxxExxY protein, giving the protein MSTFIHKELSNKVLGAAFKVHSALGEGLLEKVYQRAYVLELQGQGLSVVQQAAFPVFYRGQSVGTFRADMVVNNAILIELKAVSQVTSGMESQLYNYLKLSSLQVGYLFNFNAPSLYYKRLVNTRGQPR; this is encoded by the coding sequence ATGTCAACTTTTATTCACAAGGAACTGTCAAACAAGGTTTTAGGGGCTGCGTTCAAGGTGCACTCCGCGTTGGGCGAAGGCTTGCTCGAAAAAGTCTATCAGCGGGCATACGTGCTGGAGCTCCAGGGCCAGGGGCTTTCCGTAGTACAGCAGGCGGCCTTCCCGGTCTTTTATCGCGGGCAGTCCGTCGGTACCTTCCGGGCCGATATGGTTGTAAACAATGCTATCCTCATCGAGCTTAAAGCTGTCTCCCAGGTTACTTCCGGTATGGAATCGCAGCTCTACAACTACCTCAAGCTCTCAAGCTTGCAGGTCGGGTATCTGTTCAACTTCAATGCACCGTCACTTTATTACAAGCGGCTGGTTAATACCCGGGGCCAGCCCCGTTAA
- a CDS encoding RHS repeat-associated core domain-containing protein yields the protein MPPENKKSAQIRVDTTRSYIRANLRYKDNDEGFFRVRVNTGSGFSPSEIRLYRPEWGTGMDLNADLESDLRQIANNLSFPGSAAGAIRVNGIDPEENELSEYVDPFRMKDVLDYQMGMNVNLGFNLSTSYRFTLLSLTINPGMNGSYATTSGRVMMRDVTGDGLPDHIMKYPGDAFLRVKPNLAGKAGLLKSVQLPQGGACDLEYTASGHTVSQPNHRWLLSSVSWNDGREGDETACGEHAYRTEYSYDHGKYDRWDRQFLGYGRVTKTRGDVGDLQKTVTLYDTTDYAHRGLMLEQEVLDESGFVYRRTERSYDSVPVYYATKHVGRGTVYEKNLQVGSVFPQLTEERTTQWEKTSGPYEGSTITKNYTYDEYGLVRSMRETTESGSDEDTLRLSIDYDRSTVLTQDRYCVGLPTGLVVKSGGESGNTLRHREGSYDDTGHLVSLTTWEDEDTSFTTALTWTDNGLVRSIVDPLGTTVLYTYDDTLDQFVEQIETSGADIAGYTTEMAWDYTLGVMTERTDANGLTERSEYDRYGRLTAVYTPYDESIPAVHYAYEHAGDAYRRSITENKISTDPENEETLRTIIAIDGLGRTIYSAKSGVMTDENGTGETGWNVSGAVRYDKKGRSIEEGQPGFSIGPDDPDPSIMQNGTVTDYDILDRPVRVELPDGSVMTTEYSIEEGLPRTISTDPEGRVTETLSDQRGRVVELRKKYQSTLLMKSAYSYDVLGQLCEAVIRDENVSGSPEYRTEYEYDLRGLQTTLESADTGRTTLSYDEAGRLVKKVSAVLRETGGAVNYEYDGLGRLIHIRYPDPAMDVSYRYGTAAAAAEYGAGRLVSRSDESGSIDYEYGKMGEVIAENRTLRRLDPLSTTREARIEYQSNYLGQMESVRYPDGEEIRYDYDEGGQVIHVEGVRPNGSTTVFVERIGYDEFGQRTYLEYGNGDVTRYTYDPERRWLSTLSTENQWGRNLQNLSYSFDDVGNIEERTDASGRYSSTQSYSYDGLYQLVSAEGTYVNKPSGHTSWTDRYSQSFSYDGLGNILKKTSTETRVPSASVRPLNYELNYEYDENRPHRATKIGELYYSYDANGNVTRESTLPEGQSSAHEAPNLSTIGDVRRADQAFGFINEVESGSENEYIRSFSWDAENRLKSVLTSNGKSVKYLYDADGKRTTKYAGDGSYTEGISGETLYFNEWWTETADSGSFRRAKHIYVGKERIVTRLSNPSTGGTPYEDVNTYYYHPDHLGSAHCITDPQGNPYERIEYTPYGEMWIEIQEDEATASYNYIPFRFTAKEWDEETGLYYYGARYMDPKTSRWMSGDPAGYQLMNPMGQDEKPRQGYSIVEATNWYSYVSNNPVKYVDPTGAYAIWGFIDRIDGSISYSIGTHYGSKNPGLNYLLDGLSNLLPFHQQRQRIAFAVDNLDSNYNERLARWKAYDTRIGRTNGASLAMDILTFVPAAAASKAFSTALTLAGLAMNSSPALSSVTSDRKTDRNMHIFLSSFRTGVLRNCGSDKEAIARTSAFAIGANAFFEHNLEEKGISFNSWGRSLRNILNGRGDEQFQSVMQGIIDGEY from the coding sequence ATGCCGCCGGAAAATAAAAAATCCGCGCAAATCCGGGTCGATACGACCCGTTCTTACATCCGTGCGAATCTGCGGTACAAGGACAACGACGAAGGCTTCTTCCGAGTACGGGTGAACACAGGAAGCGGTTTCAGCCCCTCGGAAATCCGCCTGTATCGCCCGGAATGGGGAACCGGTATGGATTTAAATGCCGACCTGGAGAGCGACCTGAGGCAGATAGCGAATAACCTGAGCTTCCCCGGCTCGGCGGCGGGAGCAATACGGGTTAATGGAATTGATCCTGAAGAGAACGAACTGTCCGAGTACGTGGATCCCTTCCGCATGAAGGATGTGCTGGATTACCAGATGGGGATGAACGTGAACCTGGGCTTTAATCTTTCAACATCCTACCGCTTTACCCTGCTGAGTCTGACGATAAACCCGGGAATGAACGGTTCCTACGCGACGACCAGCGGCCGGGTAATGATGCGCGATGTTACCGGAGACGGCCTTCCGGACCACATAATGAAGTATCCCGGAGACGCATTTCTGCGGGTAAAACCGAACCTGGCCGGAAAGGCGGGACTGCTGAAAAGTGTACAGCTGCCCCAGGGCGGAGCCTGCGACCTTGAGTATACAGCATCCGGACACACAGTCAGCCAGCCGAATCACCGCTGGCTCCTGAGTTCGGTAAGCTGGAACGACGGCCGGGAGGGCGACGAGACGGCCTGCGGCGAGCACGCCTACAGGACGGAATACTCCTACGACCATGGAAAGTACGACCGCTGGGACCGCCAGTTTCTGGGCTACGGAAGGGTAACGAAAACACGGGGAGACGTGGGGGACCTGCAGAAAACAGTGACCCTGTACGACACAACAGATTACGCCCATCGGGGCCTGATGCTGGAGCAGGAAGTACTGGACGAATCCGGCTTTGTGTACCGCCGTACCGAACGCAGCTACGACTCTGTCCCGGTATACTACGCGACGAAGCATGTCGGCCGGGGGACGGTCTACGAGAAAAACCTGCAGGTCGGCTCGGTGTTCCCGCAACTGACAGAGGAACGGACGACGCAATGGGAAAAGACAAGCGGCCCCTATGAGGGCTCAACGATTACCAAGAACTACACCTACGACGAGTACGGGCTTGTCCGCAGCATGAGAGAGACCACCGAAAGCGGCAGCGATGAGGATACCCTCCGGCTCTCGATTGACTACGACAGGAGTACCGTACTGACCCAGGATCGCTACTGCGTGGGCCTTCCGACCGGGCTTGTCGTAAAAAGCGGAGGAGAGAGCGGAAATACCCTGCGGCACCGTGAGGGAAGCTACGATGACACAGGACACCTGGTAAGCCTTACGACCTGGGAAGACGAGGATACCTCCTTTACAACGGCCCTCACCTGGACCGACAACGGCCTTGTAAGGAGTATTGTCGATCCCCTGGGAACCACTGTCCTCTACACCTACGACGATACCCTTGATCAGTTTGTGGAACAGATCGAAACCTCCGGAGCCGACATAGCCGGGTATACAACGGAAATGGCCTGGGATTATACTCTGGGAGTAATGACCGAACGCACCGATGCCAACGGCCTGACCGAAAGGAGCGAATACGACCGCTACGGACGGCTGACTGCCGTCTACACCCCCTACGATGAGAGCATCCCGGCAGTACACTACGCCTACGAGCATGCCGGGGATGCGTACCGGCGGAGCATAACAGAGAACAAGATCAGCACGGACCCTGAAAACGAGGAGACCCTCCGGACGATTATAGCAATCGACGGCCTTGGCCGAACAATCTACAGCGCAAAGAGCGGTGTGATGACCGATGAAAACGGAACCGGCGAAACAGGCTGGAACGTAAGCGGAGCAGTCCGCTACGACAAAAAAGGACGGAGCATCGAAGAGGGGCAGCCCGGGTTCAGCATCGGTCCTGATGACCCTGATCCCTCCATCATGCAGAACGGGACGGTGACGGACTACGACATTCTGGACAGGCCCGTACGGGTGGAACTGCCGGACGGCTCGGTAATGACCACTGAGTACAGCATAGAAGAAGGCCTTCCCCGTACCATCAGCACGGACCCGGAGGGGCGGGTAACAGAAACCCTGAGCGACCAGCGGGGGAGGGTCGTTGAACTGCGGAAGAAGTACCAATCCACCCTGCTCATGAAGAGCGCCTACAGCTACGATGTGCTGGGGCAGCTGTGCGAAGCGGTGATACGGGATGAAAATGTAAGCGGATCACCTGAGTACAGAACGGAATATGAGTATGACCTGAGGGGCCTTCAGACCACCCTGGAGTCGGCTGACACCGGACGCACGACCTTGAGCTACGACGAGGCAGGACGTCTTGTAAAGAAGGTGAGCGCCGTACTGCGGGAAACAGGCGGTGCTGTCAACTACGAGTACGACGGCCTGGGACGACTGATACACATCCGCTACCCCGACCCCGCCATGGACGTGAGCTACCGGTACGGGACGGCCGCCGCGGCCGCGGAGTACGGGGCAGGACGGCTGGTGAGCAGAAGCGATGAATCAGGGAGCATCGACTACGAGTACGGAAAAATGGGTGAGGTTATTGCCGAGAACAGGACCCTGAGGCGTCTTGACCCCCTGTCGACCACCCGGGAGGCCCGCATCGAGTACCAGTCGAACTACCTGGGACAGATGGAGAGCGTGAGGTATCCTGACGGAGAGGAGATCCGCTACGACTATGACGAAGGCGGGCAGGTGATTCATGTTGAAGGCGTACGGCCAAACGGAAGCACGACCGTATTCGTCGAAAGAATCGGTTACGACGAGTTCGGCCAGCGGACCTATCTTGAGTACGGCAACGGGGACGTGACCCGTTATACCTACGACCCCGAACGCCGCTGGCTCAGTACTTTAAGCACGGAAAACCAGTGGGGACGGAACCTGCAGAACCTGAGCTACAGCTTTGACGATGTGGGAAACATCGAGGAGCGGACAGACGCAAGCGGCAGGTACTCAAGCACCCAGAGCTACAGCTACGACGGCCTCTACCAGCTGGTGAGTGCAGAAGGAACCTACGTGAACAAACCCTCCGGTCACACCAGCTGGACCGATCGCTACAGCCAGAGCTTTAGCTACGACGGCCTGGGGAATATCTTGAAGAAGACCAGCACCGAAACGAGAGTCCCCTCGGCCTCGGTCCGGCCCCTGAATTACGAGCTGAACTATGAGTACGATGAGAATCGGCCGCACCGTGCAACGAAGATCGGGGAGCTCTACTACAGCTACGACGCCAACGGGAACGTAACGCGGGAATCGACGCTGCCTGAAGGCCAGTCCTCCGCCCATGAAGCCCCGAACCTGAGTACCATCGGGGATGTCCGCCGGGCCGACCAGGCCTTCGGCTTTATCAACGAGGTGGAAAGCGGAAGCGAGAACGAGTACATCCGCAGCTTCAGCTGGGACGCGGAGAACCGCTTAAAGAGCGTCCTTACATCCAACGGAAAGAGCGTGAAGTATCTGTACGATGCCGACGGCAAGCGCACCACCAAGTACGCAGGAGACGGCTCCTACACCGAAGGCATAAGCGGCGAAACCCTCTACTTTAACGAATGGTGGACGGAAACCGCCGACTCAGGCAGCTTCCGGCGGGCCAAGCACATCTACGTGGGAAAGGAGCGCATCGTAACCCGCCTGAGCAACCCCTCCACAGGAGGGACTCCCTATGAGGACGTTAACACCTACTACTACCATCCTGATCATTTGGGAAGCGCCCACTGCATCACCGACCCTCAAGGCAACCCCTACGAGAGGATCGAGTATACCCCCTACGGTGAGATGTGGATCGAGATACAGGAGGATGAGGCCACAGCAAGTTACAACTACATACCTTTTCGATTTACCGCAAAGGAGTGGGACGAGGAGACGGGGCTGTATTATTACGGGGCGCGGTATATGGATCCGAAGACGAGCAGGTGGATGAGCGGGGACCCTGCAGGGTACCAGTTGATGAATCCGATGGGACAAGACGAGAAGCCGAGACAGGGATACAGTATAGTTGAGGCGACGAACTGGTATAGTTATGTGAGTAATAATCCGGTGAAGTATGTTGATCCGACGGGGGCATATGCGATATGGGGCTTCATCGATAGGATTGATGGTTCTATCAGTTATAGTATTGGAACTCATTATGGCTCTAAGAACCCAGGTTTAAATTACCTTCTTGATGGGTTATCCAATCTACTACCTTTTCATCAACAACGTCAGAGAATAGCTTTCGCTGTCGATAATTTAGATTCAAATTACAACGAAAGATTAGCTCGTTGGAAGGCGTACGATACACGAATTGGAAGGACAAATGGTGCCTCCCTAGCTATGGATATTCTTACTTTTGTACCTGCAGCAGCGGCATCAAAAGCTTTTTCGACTGCACTTACTCTTGCAGGACTTGCAATGAACTCCTCACCGGCTTTAAGTTCAGTTACCAGTGACAGAAAAACCGATAGAAATATGCATATATTTTTATCAAGTTTCAGGACGGGTGTTCTTAGGAATTGCGGATCTGATAAAGAAGCGATTGCGCGTACCAGTGCTTTTGCAATAGGTGCGAACGCATTTTTCGAGCACAATCTTGAGGAAAAAGGTATTTCGTTTAATTCGTGGGGCCGCTCTCTTCGTAATATACTAAATGGAAGAGGTGATGAACAATTTCAAAGCGTAATGCAGGGGATAATAGATGGAGAATATTAG